In Argopecten irradians isolate NY chromosome 11, Ai_NY, whole genome shotgun sequence, one DNA window encodes the following:
- the LOC138334206 gene encoding perlucin-like: MAELRLLAPLFLWTIFLGQCLCGCPDGSIVHGQSCYLFFNMRTTWSEAEFYCRLMNTDLVSIETAEEQTFIGNHLAREGSATFSSDGMFWTGGTSLMTGGRWMWEARSYPLGYTAWAPGEPDLRSEQKRCLAMLFSQGFKWVSSVCDRKHHFVCETSAFSSSGNSGAIIIG, translated from the exons ATGGCGGAATTACGATTACTAGCGCCTCTGTTTCTGTGGACTATTTTCCTTG GTCAATGTTTGTGTGGGTGTCCGGATGGTTCCATTGTGCATGGTCAATCCTGCTATTTGTTTTTTAACATGAGGACAACTTGGAGCGAAGCTGAG TTCTATTGTCGCCTGATGAATACAGACCTGGTGTCTATCGAGACGGCTGAGGAGCAGACGTTTATCGGAAACCACTTGGCAAGGGAAGGCAGtg CGACGTTCAGTTCAGACGGGATGTTTTGGACTGGAGGGACATCATTGATGACAGGCGGGCGGTGGATGTGGGAAGCTAGATCTTACCCCTTGGGGTACACCGCCTGGGCCCCCGGGGAACCTGATCTTCGTTCGGAACAAAAACGCTGTTTAGCCATGCTCTTTAGTCAAGGTTTTAAGTGGGTGTCATCTGTTTGCGACCGCAAACACCATTTTGTGTGCGAGACATC GGCCTTCTCAAGTAGCGGTAACAGCGGTGCTATAATTATTGGATGA